The Streptomyces sp. NBC_00344 genome includes a window with the following:
- a CDS encoding helix-turn-helix domain-containing protein: MHQTPPFDASAARRLREALGMAPGHVAYGLRAQYGLSATPDLVAAWERGLQSPTSRELTALAGVLWCSPGELLVAAITLREHRLAHGLAPEDLARQVGMDVPGYLKSEESGRWRGNERQSMALKEALSLTPAEFLTATGRDGELADVLRRAVTTRWQAHVRPTAKLVPLPRPRIEGALEQLHSDYQAQMVTTLSWGAAAGSGDEGRTFLDGIVPRFWEITQS; encoded by the coding sequence GTGCACCAGACCCCGCCCTTCGATGCCTCTGCCGCACGCCGCCTGCGTGAAGCCCTCGGCATGGCTCCCGGCCATGTCGCCTACGGGCTGCGTGCCCAGTACGGCCTTTCCGCCACTCCGGACCTGGTGGCCGCCTGGGAACGCGGCCTGCAGTCCCCGACGTCCCGTGAACTGACAGCACTGGCAGGTGTGCTGTGGTGCTCCCCGGGGGAACTCCTGGTCGCTGCCATCACCCTGCGTGAGCACCGGCTGGCCCACGGCCTGGCGCCGGAGGACCTGGCACGGCAGGTCGGGATGGATGTTCCCGGGTATCTGAAGAGCGAGGAGTCGGGACGCTGGCGCGGCAACGAACGCCAGTCGATGGCGCTCAAGGAGGCGCTCTCCCTCACTCCGGCGGAATTCCTGACGGCCACCGGCCGTGACGGCGAGCTGGCCGATGTGCTGCGCCGAGCGGTGACCACGCGCTGGCAGGCCCATGTACGGCCCACGGCCAAGCTGGTGCCGCTGCCCAGACCGCGGATCGAGGGCGCGCTCGAGCAGCTGCACTCCGACTACCAGGCGCAGATGGTGACCACACTCAGCTGGGGCGCCGCCGCCGGTTCGGGCGACGAGGGACGCACCTTCCTCGACGGGATCGTTCCGCGCTTCTGGGAGATCACCCAGAGCTGA
- a CDS encoding ATP-dependent 6-phosphofructokinase, translating to MRIGVLTAGGDCPGLNAVIRSVVHRAVTGHNDEIIGFEDGFKGLLDGHYRPLHLNEVSGILARGGTILGSARLERDRLREAAENCAELTRRYGIDALIPIGGEGTLTAARMLSDAGMPVVGVPKTIDNDISGTDRTFGFDTAVGVATEAIDRLKTTAESHQRVMVVEVMGRHAGWIALESGMAGGAHGICLPERHFEVDDLVKMVEERFARGKRFAVICVAEGAHPAEGSMPYEKGVIDQYGHERFAGIGTRLAIELESRLGKEARPVILGHVQRGGTPTAYDRVLATRFGWHAVEAVHRGDFGNMTALRGTDISMVPLADAVTHLKTVDPSRMYEAESVF from the coding sequence ATGCGCATCGGAGTCCTCACCGCAGGCGGCGACTGCCCCGGCCTGAACGCGGTCATCCGCTCGGTTGTGCACCGCGCAGTGACCGGCCACAACGACGAGATCATCGGATTCGAGGACGGCTTCAAGGGCCTGCTCGACGGCCACTACCGGCCGCTCCACCTCAACGAGGTCAGCGGCATCCTCGCCCGTGGTGGCACGATCCTCGGCTCGGCCCGCCTCGAGCGCGACCGGCTGCGCGAGGCGGCGGAGAACTGCGCCGAGCTGACCAGGCGCTACGGCATCGACGCCCTGATCCCCATCGGGGGCGAGGGCACTCTCACCGCCGCCCGGATGCTCTCCGACGCCGGTATGCCGGTGGTGGGTGTCCCGAAGACCATCGACAACGACATCTCGGGTACCGACCGCACCTTCGGTTTCGACACCGCGGTCGGGGTAGCGACCGAGGCCATCGACCGTCTGAAGACCACCGCCGAGTCGCACCAGCGGGTGATGGTCGTCGAGGTGATGGGCCGGCACGCCGGCTGGATCGCCCTGGAGTCCGGAATGGCGGGCGGCGCCCACGGAATCTGTCTCCCCGAGCGGCACTTCGAGGTCGACGACCTGGTCAAGATGGTCGAGGAGCGCTTCGCCCGCGGCAAGCGGTTCGCGGTGATCTGTGTGGCCGAGGGGGCGCACCCGGCCGAGGGCTCCATGCCCTACGAGAAGGGCGTCATCGACCAGTACGGCCATGAACGCTTCGCCGGTATCGGTACCCGCCTGGCCATCGAACTGGAGAGCCGTCTCGGCAAGGAGGCCCGCCCGGTCATCCTCGGCCATGTGCAGCGAGGCGGTACCCCCACCGCGTACGACCGGGTGCTGGCGACCCGCTTCGGCTGGCACGCCGTGGAGGCGGTGCACCGCGGGGACTTCGGCAACATGACGGCGTTGCGCGGCACGGACATCTCGATGGTGCCGCTGGCGGATGCGGTCACCCACCTGAAGACGGTCGACCCGAGTCGTATGTACGAGGCGGAATCGGTCTTCTGA
- the pta gene encoding phosphate acetyltransferase, with translation MTRSVYVTGIDRGDGRQVVELGIMELLTRQVDRVGVFRPLVHDGPDRMFELLRSRYRLSQDPASVYGMDYHEASALQAEQGTDELVSRLVGRFHEAARGYEVVLVLGTDFSGTQLPDELALNARLANEFGASVIPVVGGKGQTADSVSAEVRNAHRAYQALGCDVITMVANRVAPGDRGTVAEQLASQLSVSCSVLPDEPALAAPTVAQITGALGGTVLLGDDAGLARDALDFVFGGAMLPNFLNALTPGCLVVTPGDRADLVVGSLAAHSAGTPPIAGVLLTLNERPGQGILTLADRLAPGTPVVAVTGGSFPTAGELFALEGRMTAQTPRKAETALGLFERHVDTGELLNRLSVARSGRVTPMMFEHELLETARAVRRRVVLPEGTEERVLRAADVLLRRRVCDLTLLGNVDAVRKKAADLGIDLSRADVVDPETSELRQRFAEVYAKLREHKGVTFELAHDVVADVSYFGTLMVQEGLADGMVSGAVHSTAATIRPAFEIIKTKPTASIVSSVFFMCLADKVLVYGDCAVNPDPDAEQLADIAIQAAATAARFGVEPRIAMLSYSTGTSGSGADVDKVRQATEMVRSARPDLKIEGPIQYDAAVEPSVAATKLPGSDVAGQATVLIFPDLNTGNNTYKAVQRSAGAVAVGPVLQGLRKPVNDLSRGALVEDIVNTVAITAIQAQGQEGSA, from the coding sequence GTGACGCGCAGCGTGTACGTGACCGGGATCGATCGCGGCGACGGCCGCCAGGTCGTCGAGCTGGGGATCATGGAACTCCTGACCCGCCAGGTGGACCGGGTGGGAGTCTTCCGGCCACTGGTGCACGACGGACCCGACCGTATGTTCGAGCTGCTGAGGTCGCGTTACCGGCTGAGCCAGGACCCGGCGTCGGTCTACGGAATGGACTATCACGAGGCCTCCGCCCTCCAGGCGGAGCAGGGCACCGACGAACTCGTCTCCCGGCTCGTCGGCCGCTTCCACGAGGCGGCCAGGGGGTACGAGGTGGTGCTCGTGCTGGGTACCGACTTCTCCGGCACCCAGCTGCCCGACGAGCTGGCGCTCAATGCCAGGCTCGCCAACGAATTCGGCGCATCGGTGATCCCGGTCGTCGGCGGCAAGGGTCAGACGGCCGATTCCGTGAGCGCCGAGGTCCGCAACGCCCACCGCGCCTATCAGGCGCTCGGCTGTGATGTCATCACCATGGTCGCCAACCGGGTCGCCCCCGGGGACCGCGGGACCGTCGCCGAGCAGCTGGCCTCGCAGCTGTCCGTGTCCTGCTCGGTCCTGCCCGACGAGCCGGCCCTGGCGGCGCCGACCGTCGCCCAGATCACCGGCGCGCTGGGCGGAACGGTTCTGCTCGGGGACGACGCGGGGCTCGCCCGGGACGCGCTGGACTTCGTCTTCGGCGGAGCGATGCTGCCCAACTTCCTCAACGCGCTGACGCCGGGCTGCCTGGTGGTGACCCCCGGCGACCGTGCCGACCTGGTGGTGGGCTCGCTCGCCGCGCACAGCGCGGGGACCCCTCCGATAGCCGGGGTGCTGCTGACCCTGAACGAGCGCCCCGGCCAGGGCATCCTCACACTCGCCGACCGGCTCGCGCCCGGCACCCCGGTGGTCGCGGTCACCGGGGGCTCATTCCCCACCGCCGGTGAACTCTTCGCCCTGGAAGGCCGGATGACGGCGCAGACCCCCCGGAAGGCGGAGACCGCGCTGGGTCTCTTCGAGCGCCATGTGGACACCGGGGAGCTGCTGAACAGGCTCTCGGTGGCCCGCAGCGGCCGGGTCACCCCGATGATGTTCGAGCACGAGCTCCTGGAGACCGCGCGCGCCGTCCGCCGCCGGGTGGTGCTGCCCGAAGGCACCGAGGAGCGGGTGCTGCGGGCCGCTGATGTGCTGCTGCGCCGCCGGGTCTGCGATCTGACGCTGCTGGGCAATGTGGACGCCGTCCGCAAGAAGGCCGCCGATCTGGGCATCGATCTCTCCCGGGCCGACGTCGTGGATCCTGAGACCTCCGAACTGCGGCAACGCTTCGCCGAGGTGTACGCGAAACTGCGGGAGCACAAGGGCGTCACCTTCGAACTCGCCCACGACGTGGTCGCCGATGTGTCGTACTTCGGCACGCTCATGGTCCAGGAGGGGCTCGCCGACGGCATGGTGTCGGGCGCCGTGCACTCCACGGCGGCGACCATCAGGCCCGCCTTCGAGATCATCAAGACCAAGCCCACCGCCTCGATCGTCTCCTCGGTGTTCTTCATGTGCCTGGCCGACAAGGTCCTGGTGTACGGGGACTGCGCCGTCAACCCGGACCCCGACGCCGAACAGCTCGCGGACATCGCGATCCAGGCGGCCGCCACCGCGGCCCGGTTCGGGGTGGAACCACGGATCGCGATGCTCTCGTACTCGACCGGCACATCGGGCTCGGGGGCGGACGTCGACAAGGTGCGCCAGGCCACCGAAATGGTCAGGTCCGCGCGGCCGGACCTGAAGATCGAGGGACCGATCCAGTACGACGCGGCGGTCGAGCCGTCCGTCGCCGCCACCAAGCTGCCGGGCTCCGATGTCGCAGGACAGGCCACCGTACTGATCTTCCCCGACCTCAACACGGGCAACAACACCTACAAGGCAGTGCAGCGTTCGGCCGGCGCCGTCGCCGTGGGCCCGGTACTCCAGGGGCTGCGCAAGCCCGTCAACGACCTCTCACGCGGCGCCCTCGTCGAGGACATCGTCAACACGGTCGCGATCACCGCGATCCAGGCCCAGGGCCAGGAGGGCTCCGCATGA
- a CDS encoding acetate kinase, with protein sequence MTAATRILVLNSGSSSVKYQLLDMTDASRLAVGLVERIGEPASRFTHTPLFTGGETRVRAGAVADHAAALEAVADELAADGLGLDSPELAAIGHRVVHGGLMFTAPTVVDDAVLKEIERLVPVAPLHNPANITGIRTAQQLRPDLPQVAVFDTAFHTTMPEYAARYAIDVETADAHRIRRYGFHGTSHAYVSRRTAALLGKAPADVNVIVLHLGNGASASAVAGGVCVDTSMGLTPLEGLVMGTRSGDTDPAVIFHLSRVAGMSVDEIDVLLNKKSGLVGLCGDNDMREIVRRIDEGDESAGLAFAIYVQRLKKYIGAYAAVLGRVDAVAFTAGVGENSAPVREAAVAGLELLGLAVDPGLNAVRSDEARLISPAHSRVAVAVVPTDEELEIAQQVYALVNG encoded by the coding sequence ATGACCGCCGCCACCCGCATCCTCGTCCTCAACTCCGGCTCCTCGTCGGTGAAGTACCAGCTGCTCGACATGACGGACGCCTCCCGGCTCGCGGTCGGCCTGGTGGAGCGGATCGGTGAGCCGGCTTCCCGGTTCACGCACACACCGCTCTTCACCGGCGGAGAGACCCGGGTGAGGGCCGGAGCTGTGGCCGACCACGCGGCGGCCCTGGAGGCGGTCGCCGATGAGCTGGCCGCCGACGGGCTGGGGCTCGACTCCCCCGAGCTGGCCGCGATCGGCCACCGGGTGGTGCACGGCGGGCTGATGTTCACCGCACCGACGGTGGTGGACGACGCGGTGCTCAAGGAGATCGAACGGCTGGTGCCGGTCGCCCCGCTGCACAACCCGGCCAACATCACCGGCATCCGGACCGCGCAGCAACTGCGCCCCGATCTGCCGCAGGTCGCCGTATTCGACACCGCGTTCCACACGACCATGCCGGAATACGCAGCCCGCTACGCCATCGACGTGGAGACCGCGGACGCGCACCGCATCCGCCGCTACGGCTTCCACGGCACCTCGCACGCCTATGTCTCCCGCAGGACCGCGGCCCTGCTCGGGAAGGCACCCGCGGACGTCAATGTCATCGTGCTGCACCTCGGCAACGGGGCTTCGGCATCGGCGGTGGCCGGCGGGGTCTGTGTGGACACCTCCATGGGGCTCACCCCCTTGGAGGGACTGGTGATGGGTACACGGTCCGGGGACACCGACCCGGCCGTGATCTTTCATCTGTCCCGGGTGGCCGGCATGTCGGTCGACGAGATCGATGTGCTGCTGAACAAGAAGAGCGGCCTGGTGGGGCTGTGCGGCGACAACGACATGCGAGAGATCGTGCGGCGCATCGACGAGGGTGACGAATCGGCCGGGCTGGCCTTCGCCATCTATGTGCAGCGGCTGAAGAAGTACATCGGCGCCTACGCGGCGGTGCTCGGCCGGGTCGACGCCGTGGCGTTCACCGCGGGCGTCGGCGAGAACTCGGCGCCCGTGCGCGAAGCGGCCGTCGCGGGCCTCGAACTGCTGGGGCTTGCGGTGGATCCCGGGCTCAATGCCGTACGTTCCGACGAGGCCCGGCTGATCTCCCCGGCGCACTCCCGGGTGGCCGTGGCCGTGGTCCCGACGGACGAAGAACTTGAAATTGCACAACAGGTCTACGCCCTGGTCAACGGCTGA
- the pyk gene encoding pyruvate kinase has product MRRSKIVCTLGPAVDSYEQLKTLIEAGMNVARLNMSHGSHAEHEERYHRVRKASEATGHAVGVLADLQGPKIRLETFADGPVELVRGDEFTITAEDVPGDKSICGTTYKGLPSDVAKGDPILINDGNVELKVTSVEGPQVRTIVIEGGVISDHKGINLPGAAVNVPALSEKDIDDLRFALRMGCDLVALSFVRDASDVKDVHKIMDEEGRRVPVIAKVEKPQAVANMEGVVAAFDGVMVARGDLAVEYPLEKVPMVQKRLIELCRRNAKPVIVATQMMESMITNSRPTRAEASDVANAILDGADAVMLSAESSVGAYPVETVKTMSKIVVAAEEELLSKGLQPLVPGKKPRTQGGSVARAACEIADFLNAKALVAFTQSGDTARRLSRYRTCQPILAFTTDEATRSQLALSWGVESYVVPHVDNTDAMVDLVDAELLKLNRYGDGDKMVITAGSPPGVPGTTNMVRVHHLGGESE; this is encoded by the coding sequence ATGCGCCGTTCCAAAATCGTCTGCACCCTGGGCCCAGCCGTCGACTCCTATGAGCAGCTGAAAACGCTCATCGAGGCCGGCATGAATGTGGCCCGTCTGAATATGAGCCACGGGTCCCACGCTGAGCACGAGGAGCGGTACCACCGCGTCCGCAAGGCCTCGGAGGCCACCGGCCACGCCGTGGGCGTGCTCGCCGACCTCCAGGGCCCCAAGATCCGGCTGGAGACCTTCGCCGACGGACCCGTCGAGCTGGTGCGCGGTGACGAGTTCACCATCACCGCCGAGGACGTACCGGGTGACAAGTCCATCTGCGGTACGACCTACAAGGGCCTGCCCAGCGATGTCGCCAAGGGTGACCCGATCCTGATCAACGACGGGAACGTCGAGCTCAAGGTCACCTCGGTCGAGGGCCCGCAGGTCAGGACCATCGTCATCGAGGGCGGTGTCATCTCCGACCACAAGGGCATCAACCTGCCCGGTGCGGCGGTGAACGTGCCCGCCCTGTCCGAGAAGGACATCGACGACCTCCGGTTCGCGCTGCGGATGGGCTGCGACCTGGTGGCGCTCTCCTTCGTGCGCGACGCGAGCGACGTCAAGGACGTCCACAAGATCATGGACGAGGAGGGCCGCCGGGTCCCGGTCATCGCCAAGGTCGAGAAGCCGCAGGCCGTCGCCAACATGGAGGGCGTCGTCGCGGCCTTCGACGGTGTCATGGTCGCCCGTGGTGACCTGGCCGTCGAGTACCCGCTCGAGAAGGTCCCGATGGTGCAGAAGCGCCTCATCGAGCTCTGCCGGCGCAACGCCAAGCCGGTCATCGTCGCGACTCAGATGATGGAGTCGATGATCACCAACTCGCGCCCCACCCGCGCCGAGGCGTCCGATGTCGCCAACGCGATTCTCGACGGGGCCGACGCGGTCATGCTCTCCGCCGAGTCATCGGTCGGTGCCTATCCGGTCGAGACCGTGAAGACGATGTCGAAGATCGTCGTCGCTGCCGAGGAGGAGCTGCTGTCCAAGGGCCTCCAGCCCCTGGTCCCCGGCAAGAAGCCGCGTACCCAGGGCGGCTCGGTCGCCCGCGCGGCCTGCGAGATCGCGGACTTCCTGAACGCCAAGGCCCTGGTCGCCTTCACCCAGTCCGGAGACACGGCCCGGCGCCTGTCCCGCTACCGCACCTGCCAGCCGATCCTGGCCTTCACCACGGACGAGGCGACCCGCAGCCAGCTCGCGCTGAGCTGGGGCGTCGAGTCGTACGTCGTGCCCCACGTGGACAACACCGACGCGATGGTCGACCTCGTGGACGCCGAGCTGCTGAAGCTCAACCGTTACGGCGACGGCGACAAGATGGTCATCACGGCCGGTTCTCCCCCCGGTGTCCCCGGGACCACGAACATGGTCCGGGTGCACCACCTGGGCGGCGAGAGCGAGTAG
- a CDS encoding DUF6114 domain-containing protein codes for MSAESTGSRTFTYWRLRFHDWRGGRPFWAGLFTLAGGGPIAYFPYANMHLGNMTLAMSTTAGAGSLIIGVLLVTLGVTMWFHSVVRVFAGIAAILLALISLPVANIGGFIIGFLLSMLGGALALSWAPAKPNRDPAVPAEGEPEGVAPRDGTSEGAEAGAFDAFSHHAAVPGQKPAVHNQDTTVDANGGRHRAG; via the coding sequence ATGAGCGCCGAGTCCACGGGTTCCCGCACCTTCACCTACTGGCGGCTTCGCTTTCACGACTGGCGGGGCGGCCGACCCTTCTGGGCGGGCCTGTTCACCCTGGCGGGAGGCGGGCCGATCGCCTACTTCCCGTACGCCAACATGCACCTCGGCAACATGACGCTTGCCATGTCCACCACGGCCGGCGCCGGGTCGCTGATCATCGGTGTGCTGCTGGTCACGCTCGGCGTGACGATGTGGTTCCACAGCGTAGTCCGGGTGTTCGCGGGCATCGCGGCTATCCTGCTCGCGCTGATTTCCCTCCCGGTGGCCAACATCGGTGGCTTCATCATCGGCTTCCTGCTGTCCATGCTCGGTGGTGCTCTCGCCCTCTCCTGGGCGCCTGCGAAGCCGAACCGGGATCCGGCTGTGCCTGCCGAGGGCGAGCCCGAGGGTGTGGCTCCCCGGGACGGAACATCCGAAGGTGCGGAGGCGGGCGCGTTCGACGCGTTCAGCCACCACGCGGCCGTCCCCGGGCAGAAGCCGGCCGTGCACAACCAGGACACGACAGTGGATGCCAACGGTGGGAGGCACCGTGCGGGGTGA
- a CDS encoding DUF6230 family protein — MSSQIRGGTRWKRFALVMVPTVVATAAVGVGLAQGALAASFSVSGQSFKVSADKLVGEDFVQYGSVATGKDLNGKDAAHAVAVSGFSSATINNMCQSVVTPDLPFGLGNVTLQLHAGTDAKKPVEATNLYLDVESLDADASFKNIDIGVAAGDAGIQKGTEKKVNPNGFAQRAEEATLTHVKQTAWATTAGTFKLSNLSLRLKSGTQECY, encoded by the coding sequence GTGAGTTCCCAGATACGTGGCGGGACCAGATGGAAGCGGTTCGCGCTGGTCATGGTGCCGACCGTGGTCGCCACCGCGGCGGTGGGCGTTGGCCTGGCGCAGGGTGCGCTCGCGGCATCGTTCAGCGTTTCCGGCCAGAGCTTCAAGGTGAGTGCCGACAAGCTGGTCGGTGAGGACTTCGTCCAGTACGGCAGCGTTGCCACTGGCAAGGACCTCAACGGCAAGGACGCCGCTCACGCGGTGGCCGTGTCCGGCTTCAGCAGCGCGACCATCAACAACATGTGCCAGTCGGTGGTCACTCCTGACCTGCCGTTCGGCCTTGGCAACGTCACGCTGCAGCTGCACGCCGGTACGGACGCGAAGAAGCCGGTCGAGGCGACCAACCTCTACCTCGATGTCGAGAGCCTCGACGCCGACGCGTCGTTCAAGAACATCGACATCGGTGTGGCGGCCGGCGACGCCGGTATCCAGAAGGGTACCGAGAAGAAGGTCAACCCCAACGGCTTCGCGCAGCGAGCCGAAGAGGCGACCCTCACCCACGTCAAGCAGACGGCGTGGGCAACCACAGCGGGCACCTTCAAGCTCAGCAACCTGAGCCTGAGGCTGAAGTCCGGCACGCAGGAGTGCTACTAA
- a CDS encoding tetratricopeptide repeat protein translates to MQPRNMSMSGVVDLAAVKAAGDARQKAEQARAEAVRQGDSGAVSPASLVIDADEAGFERDVIQRSAEVPVVIDFWAEWCEPCKQLSPLLERLAVEYNGRFVLAKVDVDANQMLMQQFGIQGIPAVFAVVAGQALPLFQGAAPEDQIRQTLDQLIQVGEERFGLTGIAVDAEAAPGAGDEEAAAEVPAGPYDALLEAAVEALDANDFGGAIQAYKNVLSDDPGNEEAKLGLAQAELLARVQKLDPQQVRKDAADSPADVPAQLAAADLDLVGGHVEDAFGRLVTTVQRTAGDDREAARVHLLGLFEVIGSDDPRVTSARSALARVLF, encoded by the coding sequence ATGCAGCCTAGGAACATGTCCATGAGCGGCGTCGTCGACCTCGCCGCAGTGAAGGCCGCCGGCGATGCCCGGCAGAAGGCGGAGCAGGCGCGCGCCGAGGCCGTCAGGCAGGGTGACAGCGGCGCCGTATCGCCCGCCTCCCTGGTGATCGATGCCGACGAGGCCGGCTTCGAGCGCGATGTCATCCAGCGCTCCGCCGAGGTACCTGTCGTCATCGACTTCTGGGCGGAGTGGTGCGAGCCGTGCAAGCAGCTCAGCCCGCTGCTCGAACGCCTCGCCGTCGAGTACAACGGCCGCTTTGTTCTCGCCAAGGTCGATGTCGACGCCAACCAGATGCTGATGCAGCAGTTCGGGATCCAGGGGATCCCCGCGGTCTTCGCCGTTGTCGCGGGGCAGGCGCTGCCGCTCTTCCAGGGCGCGGCGCCCGAGGACCAGATCAGGCAGACGCTTGACCAGCTGATCCAGGTCGGCGAGGAGCGCTTCGGCCTCACCGGGATCGCGGTCGACGCGGAGGCCGCACCCGGCGCCGGCGACGAGGAAGCCGCCGCCGAGGTGCCGGCCGGCCCCTACGACGCACTTCTCGAAGCGGCCGTGGAGGCGCTGGACGCCAATGATTTCGGTGGCGCGATCCAGGCCTACAAGAACGTCCTTTCGGACGATCCGGGCAATGAGGAGGCCAAGCTGGGGCTCGCCCAGGCCGAGTTGCTCGCCAGGGTCCAGAAGCTGGACCCGCAGCAGGTGCGCAAGGACGCGGCCGACAGCCCCGCCGATGTCCCGGCGCAGCTCGCCGCCGCCGATCTCGATCTGGTCGGCGGTCATGTCGAGGACGCCTTCGGGCGGCTCGTGACGACGGTGCAGCGCACAGCGGGTGACGACCGTGAGGCCGCGCGGGTGCATCTGCTGGGTCTCTTCGAGGTGATCGGATCCGACGATCCGAGGGTCACCTCCGCACGCTCCGCACTTGCGCGAGTCCTGTTCTGA
- a CDS encoding TetR/AcrR family transcriptional regulator gives MSFSKHTRTGRPRSAEADTAILEATRAALVELGWSRLTMGDVATRAGVAKTTLYRRWANKNELVVDAVAVLFDELELPDRGSLTADIEGVVLQFAALLAQPETKTALMAVVAESTTDEGLRGRIRSAIVERQKRLVTIGRERAQARGELPYENDPEASDRQTDLIFDVVAGAVVHRALISGEPVDGDWARDFTLLLCMGLNAGASPPGAG, from the coding sequence ATGTCCTTCAGCAAACACACCCGGACGGGTCGCCCGCGCAGCGCGGAAGCCGACACGGCGATCCTCGAGGCGACGCGGGCCGCGCTGGTGGAGCTGGGCTGGTCCAGGCTGACCATGGGGGATGTGGCCACCCGCGCCGGGGTGGCGAAGACCACCCTCTACCGGCGCTGGGCGAACAAGAACGAGCTCGTGGTGGACGCCGTCGCGGTCCTCTTCGACGAGCTCGAACTGCCCGACCGGGGCAGCCTGACGGCCGATATCGAGGGTGTGGTGCTGCAGTTCGCGGCCCTCCTCGCGCAGCCGGAGACCAAGACCGCACTGATGGCGGTGGTGGCGGAGTCCACCACCGACGAGGGGCTGCGCGGCCGGATCCGCTCGGCGATCGTGGAGCGGCAGAAGCGACTGGTGACGATCGGCCGCGAACGGGCACAGGCCCGCGGCGAACTCCCCTACGAGAACGACCCCGAGGCCTCCGACCGGCAGACCGACCTGATCTTCGACGTGGTCGCGGGAGCGGTCGTCCACCGTGCGCTGATCAGTGGCGAACCGGTCGACGGCGACTGGGCACGCGACTTCACTTTGCTTCTGTGTATGGGGCTGAACGCCGGCGCCTCGCCGCCGGGCGCCGGGTGA